A part of Geothrix oryzae genomic DNA contains:
- the panD gene encoding aspartate 1-decarboxylase produces the protein MLRHFLLGKIHRATVTRADLDYVGSITLDPLLIEAAGFMENEKIDIYDVTNGSRLSTYVIPGVPGSGEVGINGAAAHLVHKGDLVIIAAYGWMSAEEAETVAPKVVFVDERNRITERRTQERTPLCVSAFRD, from the coding sequence ATGCTGCGCCACTTCCTGCTCGGAAAGATCCATCGCGCCACCGTGACGAGGGCCGATCTGGACTATGTGGGGTCCATCACGCTCGATCCCCTGCTCATCGAAGCCGCCGGCTTCATGGAGAACGAGAAGATCGACATCTACGATGTGACCAACGGGTCGCGCCTCTCGACCTATGTCATCCCCGGAGTGCCGGGCTCAGGCGAGGTGGGCATCAACGGCGCCGCCGCGCACCTGGTGCACAAGGGGGACCTGGTCATCATCGCCGCCTACGGGTGGATGAGCGCGGAGGAGGCCGAAACCGTGGCCCCCAAGGTCGTCTTCGTGGATGAGCGCAACCGCATCACCGAGCGCCGCACCCAGGAGCGGACGCCCCTCTGTGTCAGCGCCTTCAGGGATTGA
- the panC gene encoding pantoate--beta-alanine ligase, with protein sequence MRVVRTIADLRALLRPLRDEGKRIGFVPTMGFLHEGHGALIRQSAARCDATVVSIFVNPTQFGPGEDLTSYPRDLERDQNLCLEADTTVLFLPEVAEIYPTGFQTHVEPGRLAEPLCGRFRPGHFRGVATVVAKLFNIVQPDLAFFGQKDFQQTVVIRRMARDLNLPVDVVVVPTIREADGLALSSRNTYLDEDARRRALGLSQGLLAAKAAFDAGERQVTKLMDLARGPLSGVDSIQYLELVDVQALEPLQGLVDRAAVLCVAAFVGGTRLIDNVVLAPSPVDAGLNTSLSPQSV encoded by the coding sequence ATGCGAGTTGTCCGTACCATCGCCGATCTGCGTGCCCTTCTGAGACCCTTGCGGGACGAAGGCAAACGCATCGGGTTCGTCCCCACCATGGGTTTCCTGCATGAGGGCCATGGGGCCCTGATCCGCCAGAGCGCCGCCCGTTGTGATGCCACCGTCGTGTCCATCTTCGTGAATCCGACCCAGTTCGGCCCCGGCGAGGACCTGACCAGCTACCCTCGGGACCTGGAGCGGGATCAGAACCTGTGCCTGGAGGCCGACACCACGGTGCTCTTCCTTCCCGAGGTTGCCGAGATCTACCCCACGGGCTTCCAGACCCATGTGGAACCCGGCCGCTTGGCCGAACCCCTCTGTGGCCGCTTCCGGCCCGGCCACTTCCGCGGCGTCGCCACCGTGGTGGCCAAGCTCTTCAACATCGTGCAGCCGGACCTGGCCTTCTTCGGCCAGAAGGATTTCCAGCAGACCGTCGTCATCCGGCGCATGGCCCGCGACCTGAACCTGCCCGTGGATGTGGTGGTGGTGCCCACCATCCGCGAGGCGGACGGCCTGGCCCTGAGCAGCCGCAACACCTACCTGGACGAGGACGCCCGGCGCCGGGCCCTGGGCCTCAGCCAGGGCCTGCTGGCCGCCAAGGCGGCTTTCGATGCCGGCGAACGCCAGGTGACCAAGCTGATGGACCTCGCCCGCGGCCCCCTGTCCGGCGTGGATTCGATCCAGTACCTCGAGCTGGTGGATGTCCAGGCCCTGGAACCCTTGCAGGGCCTGGTGGATCGCGCGGCGGTCCTCTGCGTGGCGGCCTTCGTGGGCGGTACCCGTCTCATCGACAATGTGGTCCTGGCCCCCTCGCCGGTGGATGCGGGCCTGAACACGAGCCTGAGTCCTCAAAGCGTCTAG
- the queD gene encoding 6-carboxytetrahydropterin synthase QueD, protein MILRKEYWFEAAHFIYNHPGKCRNLHGHSYKLFVLLEGAVNPETGMIIDFDDLSKVVVDKVISKLDHRFLNDLIPLSTAENISVWIWEQLKPSLPQLCQIEVFETTDNCVIYRGA, encoded by the coding sequence ATGATCCTGCGCAAAGAGTACTGGTTCGAAGCCGCCCATTTCATCTACAACCACCCGGGCAAGTGCCGGAACCTGCATGGTCACAGCTACAAGCTCTTCGTGCTGCTGGAAGGTGCCGTGAATCCCGAAACGGGCATGATCATCGATTTCGACGACCTCTCGAAGGTGGTGGTGGACAAGGTGATCTCGAAGCTGGATCACCGCTTCCTCAACGACCTGATCCCCCTGTCCACGGCCGAGAACATCTCGGTGTGGATCTGGGAGCAGCTCAAGCCGTCCCTGCCCCAGCTCTGCCAGATCGAGGTCTTTGAAACGACCGACAACTGCGTGATCTACCGCGGAGCCTGA
- the coxB gene encoding cytochrome c oxidase subunit II has translation MNQAAISAQKSDAVFFYVFGLSVAFLIFITALMIYFVVRYSKKRHPKAEQIEGHLGLEILWTTIPLVLFLSIFYYGWTNYEYMNQAPRDAMAVKVTARQWSWSFEYPNGKKSKVLFAPIHKPMKMEVRSADVVHGFFVPSFRLKIDAVPARTNTTWFQATKLGSYDIECTVICGVDHSLMLSKVIVVPEDEFKAWYFGGEDAPEPGKSIRTAEAHPDLKDLPPGLAVLTAKGCLACHSVDGKPKVGPTLKALYGKEQEILVAGSYKSITVDEAYLRRAITDPMDQVVRGYPPAMPKTPLTDQELTEVVRYIKSL, from the coding sequence ATGAACCAAGCCGCCATTTCGGCCCAGAAGTCCGACGCGGTCTTCTTCTATGTATTCGGCCTCTCGGTGGCGTTCCTGATCTTCATCACGGCGCTGATGATCTACTTCGTGGTGCGCTACAGCAAGAAGCGCCATCCGAAGGCCGAGCAGATCGAGGGCCACCTCGGCCTCGAGATCCTGTGGACCACCATCCCCCTGGTGCTGTTCCTGTCGATCTTCTACTACGGCTGGACCAACTACGAATACATGAACCAGGCGCCCCGGGACGCCATGGCCGTGAAGGTCACCGCCCGCCAGTGGAGCTGGTCCTTCGAGTATCCCAACGGCAAGAAGAGCAAGGTGCTCTTCGCCCCCATCCACAAGCCCATGAAGATGGAGGTCCGCAGCGCCGATGTGGTGCACGGGTTCTTCGTCCCCTCGTTCCGCCTGAAGATCGACGCCGTGCCGGCCCGCACCAACACCACCTGGTTCCAGGCCACCAAGCTCGGCTCCTACGACATCGAGTGCACGGTCATCTGCGGCGTGGACCACAGCCTCATGCTGAGCAAGGTCATCGTCGTACCCGAGGACGAGTTCAAGGCCTGGTACTTCGGCGGCGAGGATGCCCCCGAGCCGGGCAAGAGCATCCGCACCGCCGAGGCCCACCCCGACCTCAAGGACCTGCCACCGGGTCTCGCCGTGCTGACCGCCAAGGGCTGCCTCGCCTGCCACTCCGTGGACGGCAAGCCCAAGGTGGGTCCCACCCTCAAGGCCCTCTACGGCAAGGAGCAGGAGATTCTCGTCGCCGGGTCGTACAAGTCCATCACCGTGGACGAGGCCTACCTGCGCCGGGCCATCACCGATCCCATGGACCAGGTGGTGCGCGGCTATCCACCCGCCATGCCCAAGACCCCGCTCACCGACCAGGAACTCACCGAGGTCGTGCGCTACATCAAGAGCCTGTAA
- a CDS encoding cytochrome c oxidase subunit 3 family protein, whose translation MSEHVHRDDFGARLGMWLFLVTEIILFGGLFIGYSYMRYRYPAEFHHGGSELNATLGVINTLVLLTSSLTVVLAIVAIQRAEKKRAMAFLGTTLALGATFLVIKSFEWGAKFHHGLYPNSPHLATLPPGEQVFFGLYFTMTGLHGLHVIVGLSLLGVMLWWVATDRIRPDRYVHLENSGLYWHLVDVIWIFLLPLFYLAA comes from the coding sequence ATGAGTGAGCATGTCCACCGCGACGATTTTGGTGCCCGGCTTGGCATGTGGCTGTTCCTCGTCACCGAGATCATCCTCTTCGGCGGCCTTTTCATCGGCTATTCCTACATGCGCTACCGCTACCCGGCGGAGTTCCACCACGGCGGTTCGGAACTGAACGCCACGCTGGGCGTGATCAACACCCTGGTGCTGCTCACCAGCAGCCTCACGGTGGTGCTCGCCATTGTGGCCATCCAGCGCGCAGAGAAGAAGCGGGCCATGGCCTTCCTCGGCACCACCCTGGCCCTGGGCGCCACCTTCCTGGTGATCAAATCCTTCGAGTGGGGCGCCAAGTTCCACCATGGCCTCTACCCGAATTCCCCGCACCTGGCGACGCTGCCTCCGGGCGAACAGGTCTTCTTCGGCCTCTATTTCACGATGACCGGCCTGCACGGGCTGCATGTCATCGTCGGGTTGTCCCTACTGGGCGTCATGCTCTGGTGGGTGGCCACGGACCGCATTCGTCCGGACCGCTATGTGCACCTGGAGAACAGCGGCCTCTACTGGCACCTCGTGGATGTGATCTGGATCTTCCTCCTCCCGCTGTTCTACCTCGCCGCGTAA
- the panB gene encoding 3-methyl-2-oxobutanoate hydroxymethyltransferase, which yields MSHQPAESRARITLPQLHTWHHAGRKLVMTTAYDAVTARIADAAGVDIVLVGDSVGNVCLGFENTLPVSMAMMNHHLEAVARTQPTAMLVADMPYLSFHLSVEDTLRNAGGFLQRGAQAVKLEGGAKRLPMIHALLDAEIPVMGHLGLTPQSVNPMGGFKVQGKQKGDALRLLEDAQKLQEAGCFSMVLEGIPADLAAKVTETVEIPTIGIGAGPHCSGQVLVFHDVLGLLPGTSPKFVRRYAEGFQDLRDALAAWAEDVREGGFPDGRESYTLPEAVRPVLTQWHP from the coding sequence ATGAGCCACCAGCCCGCCGAATCGCGCGCCCGCATTACCCTTCCCCAACTCCACACCTGGCACCATGCGGGGCGGAAGCTCGTGATGACCACGGCCTACGATGCCGTCACCGCCCGCATCGCGGATGCCGCCGGGGTGGACATCGTCCTCGTGGGCGACAGCGTAGGGAATGTGTGCCTGGGCTTCGAGAACACCCTGCCCGTCAGCATGGCCATGATGAACCACCACCTGGAGGCCGTGGCCCGCACCCAGCCCACGGCCATGCTGGTGGCCGACATGCCCTATCTGAGCTTCCACCTCAGCGTGGAGGACACCCTGCGGAATGCCGGGGGGTTCCTCCAGCGGGGGGCCCAGGCGGTGAAGCTCGAGGGCGGGGCCAAGCGCCTGCCCATGATCCACGCCCTGCTGGACGCCGAAATCCCCGTCATGGGGCACCTGGGGCTCACCCCCCAGAGCGTGAACCCCATGGGGGGCTTCAAGGTCCAGGGCAAGCAGAAGGGCGACGCTCTGCGACTGCTGGAGGACGCCCAGAAGCTCCAGGAGGCGGGCTGCTTCAGCATGGTGCTGGAGGGCATCCCGGCCGACCTGGCGGCCAAGGTGACGGAGACCGTCGAGATCCCCACCATCGGCATCGGGGCCGGCCCCCACTGCTCGGGCCAGGTGCTGGTCTTCCACGATGTCCTGGGCCTGCTGCCCGGGACCTCCCCGAAATTCGTCCGGCGCTATGCCGAAGGATTCCAAGACCTGCGCGATGCATTGGCGGCCTGGGCCGAGGATGTGAGGGAGGGAGGGTTCCCGGATGGGCGGGAATCCTATACTCTTCCAGAAGCTGTTCGTCCGGTTTTGACCCAGTGGCACCCCTGA
- the fcl gene encoding GDP-L-fucose synthase translates to MQHQSRILVAGYRGLVGSAIVRRLRAEGFENLILRSHGECDLENQGAVFKLFLQEKPEFVFMAAAKVGGILANSSYPVDFIRSNLMVQNNIIDASHFSGVQKLLFLGSSCIYPKLAPQPIKEEYLLTGDLEPTNEWYAIAKIAGIKMCQAYRAQYGLNAISLMPTNLYGPGDNFDLNASHVLPALLRKFHEAKCSGAHEVVMWGSGTPRREFLHVDDLADACIHLMQVYDSPEIVNVGTGEDITIHELAEQVKEVVGFKGQIIQDTTKPDGTPRKLLDVSRLHQLGWRHRITLVEGIRSTYQWFLENQATVRA, encoded by the coding sequence ATGCAGCATCAAAGCCGGATTCTTGTGGCGGGCTACCGGGGATTGGTGGGGAGTGCCATCGTCCGCCGCCTTCGGGCAGAGGGATTTGAAAACCTCATCCTCCGAAGCCATGGTGAATGCGACCTTGAGAATCAGGGCGCGGTCTTCAAGCTGTTTCTGCAAGAAAAGCCGGAATTCGTCTTCATGGCTGCGGCGAAGGTGGGCGGCATCTTGGCGAACTCCAGCTATCCCGTGGATTTCATCCGGTCCAACCTCATGGTCCAGAACAACATCATTGACGCCAGCCACTTCTCCGGTGTCCAGAAGCTGCTTTTCCTGGGAAGTTCCTGCATCTATCCGAAGCTGGCCCCCCAACCCATCAAAGAGGAATACCTTCTGACCGGTGACCTCGAACCCACCAACGAGTGGTACGCCATCGCCAAGATCGCCGGCATCAAGATGTGCCAGGCCTACCGTGCCCAATACGGCCTAAACGCCATCTCCTTGATGCCGACCAACCTCTACGGCCCGGGTGACAATTTCGACCTGAATGCCTCCCATGTCCTCCCCGCCCTGCTCCGCAAATTCCACGAGGCCAAGTGCTCTGGCGCTCACGAAGTGGTCATGTGGGGCTCCGGCACCCCCAGGCGTGAATTCCTGCATGTGGACGACCTGGCCGACGCCTGCATCCACCTGATGCAGGTCTATGATTCCCCGGAAATTGTCAATGTCGGTACGGGCGAGGACATCACGATTCATGAACTGGCTGAACAGGTGAAGGAAGTCGTTGGTTTCAAGGGTCAGATCATCCAGGACACCACCAAACCCGACGGGACCCCACGCAAGCTGCTGGATGTCTCCCGTCTTCACCAGTTGGGATGGCGGCACCGCATCACCTTGGTTGAAGGCATTCGCAGCACCTACCAATGGTTTCTGGAAAATCAGGCCACCGTCCGGGCCTGA
- a CDS encoding protoheme IX farnesyltransferase produces the protein MAALPLSKPSPVSTLLELTKLRISGASTFTAAAGYVAFLRGADAGLITTLIGILLLAMGSSALNEVQEWRHDARMPRTAGRPIPHGDISPGRATLVAVVLAVSGFLTLLLAHNLASALLGALALAWYNGFYTPLKRISAFAVVPGSLIGALPPAIGWTAAGGSVADPSILALAFVFFIWQVPHFWLLVGLHAEGYEGAGFPTLVTVFGRPRLSRLTFTWICGTAAACALLPVFRVLVSRPAEIMLGLGALWLIVGSLPLLRPGQDAPLYRRVFMNINLFALILTAAAILDPYFAR, from the coding sequence GTGGCCGCCCTTCCCCTGTCCAAGCCCAGCCCGGTCTCCACCCTCCTGGAGCTGACCAAGCTGCGCATTTCCGGGGCCTCCACCTTCACGGCCGCCGCCGGCTATGTGGCCTTCCTCCGGGGCGCGGATGCCGGCCTCATCACGACCCTGATCGGCATCCTGCTGCTCGCCATGGGCTCCAGCGCCCTCAACGAGGTGCAGGAATGGCGGCATGATGCGCGGATGCCCCGCACAGCCGGCCGGCCCATCCCCCACGGCGACATCTCCCCCGGCCGGGCCACCCTCGTGGCCGTGGTCCTCGCCGTGTCGGGCTTCCTGACCCTGCTGCTGGCCCACAACCTGGCCTCGGCGCTGCTGGGGGCCCTGGCCCTGGCCTGGTACAACGGGTTCTACACCCCCCTGAAGCGCATCAGCGCCTTTGCCGTGGTGCCGGGTTCGCTCATCGGCGCGCTGCCCCCCGCCATCGGCTGGACTGCCGCGGGCGGGAGCGTGGCGGATCCCTCCATCCTGGCGCTGGCCTTCGTCTTCTTCATCTGGCAGGTGCCCCACTTCTGGCTGCTGGTGGGCCTCCATGCCGAGGGCTACGAAGGCGCCGGCTTCCCCACCCTGGTGACGGTCTTCGGCCGCCCCCGGCTGTCGCGACTGACCTTTACCTGGATCTGCGGCACCGCCGCGGCCTGCGCCCTGCTGCCCGTCTTCCGGGTGCTGGTCTCGCGCCCCGCTGAGATCATGCTGGGTCTCGGCGCCCTCTGGCTCATCGTCGGCTCCCTCCCCCTCCTGCGCCCCGGCCAGGACGCCCCCCTCTACCGCCGCGTCTTCATGAACATCAACCTGTTCGCCCTCATCCTCACCGCGGCCGCGATCCTGGATCCGTACTTCGCACGTTAG
- a CDS encoding HAD family hydrolase: MIRAVVFDLWNTLVFSPAGSPFQRLKGLMRPEQVHLHGPLMRDGMIRPYDSVEAFLEAWREPAGLDEAQVEAMAQAFREAGDQAQCFAGAPEAVGAVRDLARVALLSNTQSFGLELLDRLGISDRIRLQHRSADLGALKPEAAAYEAVQRRLGLFPGNLAMVGDSWTDDVEGALAAGWTAIWVNREAKPRPDHHPDAPLYEVRSLDRVPELIENLQAGMRCPTCLG, from the coding sequence ATGATCCGCGCCGTCGTCTTCGACCTCTGGAATACGCTGGTCTTCAGCCCGGCGGGCAGCCCCTTCCAGCGGTTGAAGGGCCTGATGAGGCCGGAGCAGGTCCATCTGCACGGCCCCCTCATGCGGGACGGGATGATCCGCCCCTATGATTCGGTGGAGGCCTTTCTGGAGGCCTGGCGCGAGCCTGCGGGCCTGGATGAGGCGCAGGTGGAGGCGATGGCCCAGGCCTTCCGGGAGGCGGGCGACCAGGCCCAGTGTTTTGCCGGCGCGCCGGAGGCTGTGGGTGCCGTGCGCGACCTGGCTCGGGTGGCCCTGCTGTCGAATACGCAGAGTTTCGGCCTGGAACTGCTGGATCGGCTGGGTATCTCTGACCGGATCCGACTCCAACACCGGAGTGCCGACCTGGGGGCGCTCAAGCCCGAGGCCGCGGCCTATGAGGCCGTGCAGCGGCGCCTGGGCCTCTTTCCCGGCAACCTGGCCATGGTGGGCGACAGCTGGACCGATGATGTGGAAGGCGCCCTGGCCGCAGGCTGGACCGCCATCTGGGTGAACCGGGAGGCCAAGCCCCGGCCCGATCACCACCCCGACGCGCCTCTCTACGAAGTGCGGAGCCTGGATCGGGTGCCCGAGCTCATCGAGAACCTCCAAGCCGGCATGCGCTGTCCGACCTGTCTCGGGTAG
- a CDS encoding Rne/Rng family ribonuclease: MEVRKSLVVNSTPLETRIALLENGQLCELFLERTMNKSQVGDVYKGRVAKLLPGMQSAFVGIGGAKDGFLYLDDPVAQRLGADLSADEDGEEAAEDLPPPPPPLPPLKEGEETLVQVVKDPIGSKGPRLSRHLSFPGRFLVFMPGIDHIGISRKITDPEERERLRDLIRSHTQPGEGFIVRTAAIGEKDEDLVGDVTFLRQMWQEIQAKADTVPAPGLVWQDLRLLQKVMRDIFREEVSTFWVDDAEAHQEVLAFVEKLHPEWANRVKQFTSDLPIFDAFGIEAEIDSARQPKVFLKHGGSIVLNQTEALVSVDVNTGKFVGKKDLEETVYLTNLEAIPEIVRQLRLRNLGGIVVIDFIDMVDPTHRDEVLARLQEELKRDRNHARAGGISEFGLVELTRKRTGPSLERLLTQPCPVCNGAGRTQSPETSLLKAYRELVRLGERLRGADVRLTVHPELAGALHQEAREGLMQLARLLGARVQWIERQDAPRHAVVMDLQLAGSDSATA; the protein is encoded by the coding sequence ATGGAAGTCCGCAAGTCCCTGGTGGTCAATTCGACCCCGCTGGAGACGCGCATCGCGCTGCTTGAGAACGGCCAGCTCTGCGAGCTGTTCCTCGAGCGGACGATGAACAAGAGCCAAGTCGGGGATGTCTACAAAGGTCGGGTGGCCAAGCTGCTCCCCGGCATGCAGAGCGCCTTCGTGGGCATCGGAGGCGCCAAGGACGGGTTCCTCTACCTGGACGACCCCGTGGCCCAACGGCTGGGGGCGGACCTGTCCGCCGACGAGGACGGGGAGGAGGCCGCTGAGGACCTGCCGCCCCCGCCACCGCCCCTGCCCCCCCTCAAGGAGGGCGAGGAGACCCTGGTCCAGGTGGTGAAGGACCCCATCGGCTCCAAGGGTCCGCGGCTGTCCCGCCACCTGAGCTTCCCCGGCCGCTTCCTGGTGTTCATGCCGGGCATCGACCACATCGGCATCTCCCGCAAGATCACGGATCCCGAAGAGCGGGAGCGTCTCCGCGACCTCATCCGCAGCCACACCCAGCCCGGCGAGGGCTTCATCGTCCGCACCGCCGCCATCGGTGAGAAGGACGAGGACCTGGTGGGGGATGTGACCTTCCTGCGCCAGATGTGGCAGGAGATCCAGGCCAAGGCCGACACCGTGCCGGCGCCCGGCCTGGTGTGGCAGGACCTGCGCCTGCTCCAGAAGGTCATGCGCGACATCTTCCGCGAGGAGGTCTCCACCTTCTGGGTGGATGACGCCGAGGCCCACCAGGAGGTTCTGGCCTTCGTGGAGAAGCTCCACCCGGAGTGGGCCAACCGCGTGAAGCAGTTCACCTCGGACCTGCCCATCTTTGATGCGTTCGGCATCGAGGCCGAAATCGACTCGGCCCGGCAGCCCAAGGTCTTCCTCAAGCACGGGGGCTCCATCGTGCTGAACCAGACCGAGGCCCTGGTCAGCGTGGATGTGAACACGGGCAAGTTCGTCGGCAAGAAGGATCTGGAAGAGACCGTCTACCTCACCAACCTCGAGGCCATCCCCGAGATCGTGCGGCAGCTCCGCCTGCGCAACCTGGGCGGCATCGTGGTCATCGATTTCATCGACATGGTGGATCCCACGCACCGCGATGAAGTGCTGGCCCGCCTCCAGGAGGAACTCAAGCGGGACCGCAACCACGCCCGGGCCGGCGGCATCTCCGAATTCGGGCTGGTGGAGCTCACGCGCAAGCGGACCGGGCCTTCCCTCGAGCGGCTGCTCACGCAGCCCTGCCCTGTCTGCAACGGGGCCGGCCGCACCCAGAGCCCCGAGACTTCCCTGCTCAAGGCCTACCGTGAGCTCGTGCGGCTGGGGGAGCGCCTGCGCGGCGCCGATGTGCGCCTGACCGTGCACCCCGAGCTGGCGGGGGCGCTGCACCAGGAAGCCCGGGAGGGCCTCATGCAGCTGGCCCGGCTCCTCGGCGCCCGCGTCCAGTGGATCGAGCGCCAGGACGCTCCCCGGCACGCCGTGGTCATGGACCTCCAGCTGGCCGGTTCGGACTCGGCAACCGCCTAA
- a CDS encoding cytochrome C oxidase subunit IV family protein, with protein sequence MSEHAAHTADHTQEHPGYGTFIKVWVALLILTGCLVGVSHLGQTAAVWGLLTLTPLKAGLVFYFFMHLRYEGPLFKIVILVTLGTLLIFFALLFSDVAFR encoded by the coding sequence ATGAGCGAACACGCCGCACACACCGCCGACCACACCCAGGAGCATCCCGGCTACGGCACCTTCATCAAGGTCTGGGTGGCCCTGCTGATCCTCACGGGCTGCCTGGTGGGTGTCAGCCATCTGGGCCAGACCGCCGCCGTCTGGGGCCTGCTCACGCTGACGCCCCTCAAGGCCGGCCTGGTCTTCTACTTCTTCATGCACCTGAGATATGAAGGGCCGCTCTTCAAGATCGTCATCCTGGTGACCCTGGGCACCCTGCTGATCTTCTTCGCCCTGCTCTTCTCCGACGTCGCTTTCCGCTGA